The proteins below are encoded in one region of Silene latifolia isolate original U9 population chromosome 2, ASM4854445v1, whole genome shotgun sequence:
- the LOC141630377 gene encoding uncharacterized protein LOC141630377, translated as MGPVWYLGERLARQCSRGALTVPIDPPRTMFREPSEAEREADLAGASGDDLLLPGEDYSAFLYGRLAYWPVVEVEAAGIEPPVYPETLEYTDATGRTTISELRDFDVAVTDAGLDDWQHLIRRVAPSRFVALWRVANRLRATAIEALVGGRGRQADRELERELAQSREETARLSRELEFRDAEIAALMARVAELEGAQQ; from the exons atgggtcctgtgtggtacttaggcgagcgtttggctcgtcagtgctctcggggtgCATTGACGGTTCctattgaccctccgaggacgatgttcagggagccttctgaggctgagagggaggcagacttggctggtgccagtggcgatgACCTCCTTctgcctggtgaggactactcggcgttcctttacgggaggttggcgtactggccggtagtg gaggttgaggcggcgggcatcgagcccccagtgtatcccgagaccctcgagtacaccgacgcgaccgggaggacgacgatctccgagttgcgtgattttgacgtggctgtaacggatgctggcctagacgactggcagcatctgattcggagg gtcgcgccatctcggttcgtggcactatggagggtggccaaccggctacgagctacggccatcgaggcacttgtcggcggtcgaggtcgtcag gccgatcgtgagctggagcgagagttagcccagtcccgggaggagacggctcgtttgtcgagagagctcgagtttcgggacgccgagattgccgctcttatggcgagggttgccgagttggagggtgctCAGCAGTAA